In Paenibacillus sp. 1781tsa1, one DNA window encodes the following:
- a CDS encoding endospore germination permease gives MLIKEKITIRQFALLTFLVMVGDMILLYPSVVTASGKQDSWFCSLIGQPIGLLIIWVLYKLHQTHPDLSLIEICQKILGRWAGAVLSSAYLFYFAIGAAICIREVGDFMTTQIYLQTPIRVILIILMCALVWGVMHGLNTISASSELLTPIVVTFMILLFMGLIPKVNISHLQPYLNTPWLQLIQSTIKGAFTSFGELIVITMVLPYVMSGPHIKRDMLLATLCGGLLLTTLLLISLMIFGPFVTQHDIYISYTLSQKINIGNFFERIEAFMATAWLIATYFKSLLYMFSFVIGTAQLFQLKTYKPLILPSAMLLFALAVLISPNVIFYTNTIMPAWVDWDITVSFIIPLFLLLVHRLRSRKSKNNSTNHKRLST, from the coding sequence ATGTTAATTAAAGAGAAAATCACCATTAGGCAATTTGCACTGCTAACCTTCCTTGTCATGGTTGGAGACATGATTCTGCTCTATCCTTCCGTGGTTACTGCTTCCGGCAAACAGGATTCCTGGTTCTGTTCTCTTATCGGTCAGCCGATCGGCTTACTCATCATATGGGTTCTATACAAACTTCATCAGACACATCCTGATCTGTCCCTTATTGAAATCTGCCAAAAAATACTTGGCCGGTGGGCAGGGGCTGTTTTGTCATCTGCATATCTGTTTTATTTCGCCATAGGCGCTGCCATATGTATCCGTGAAGTTGGTGACTTTATGACCACACAGATCTACCTCCAGACCCCCATCCGGGTCATTCTAATTATCCTTATGTGCGCTCTTGTCTGGGGAGTTATGCATGGCTTGAATACAATAAGTGCAAGCAGTGAATTGCTGACGCCGATTGTTGTTACATTTATGATCCTGTTATTCATGGGGCTGATACCCAAAGTAAACATTTCACATCTACAGCCTTACTTGAACACCCCCTGGCTCCAACTGATTCAGTCTACCATTAAGGGAGCTTTCACTTCCTTTGGTGAACTAATCGTGATTACCATGGTTCTCCCTTATGTTATGTCAGGGCCACATATCAAACGTGACATGTTACTCGCTACCTTATGTGGAGGCTTATTGTTAACCACCCTGTTGCTCATTTCCTTGATGATCTTTGGCCCCTTTGTGACCCAACATGACATCTACATCTCCTATACCTTGTCTCAGAAAATTAATATCGGCAACTTTTTCGAGCGAATTGAGGCGTTCATGGCGACCGCTTGGTTGATTGCTACCTATTTCAAAAGCCTGCTGTACATGTTCTCTTTTGTCATTGGAACAGCACAGCTATTTCAGTTAAAGACATATAAGCCTCTCATCCTGCCATCAGCCATGTTATTATTCGCTTTAGCTGTACTGATATCTCCCAATGTCATTTTCTACACCAATACGATCATGCCCGCTTGGGTGGATTGGGATATCACTGTAAGTTTTATTATTCCGCTATTCCTTCTGCTCGTGCATCGGCTTCGTTCTCGCAAGAGCAAGAACAATTCAACTAATCATAAACGATTGTCCACCTAA
- the bcp gene encoding thioredoxin-dependent thiol peroxidase gives MTLTVGELAPDFELPSSTGETVKLSDYRGQRVLLYFYPKDMTSSCTQQACDFRDRHAEFEGLNTVILGISTDPMKQHDKFIAKYGLPFTLLSDEEHLVAEQYGVWQLKKMYGKEYMGMVRSTFLIDEKGKLIKDWSKVRVKGHIEAALEAVKAL, from the coding sequence ATGACGTTAACTGTAGGCGAATTGGCACCGGATTTTGAGCTTCCGTCCAGTACGGGGGAAACGGTGAAGCTTTCCGATTACCGCGGACAGCGGGTGCTGCTTTATTTTTATCCCAAGGATATGACCTCGTCCTGTACGCAACAGGCTTGTGATTTCCGGGATCGACATGCTGAATTTGAAGGGCTGAACACGGTCATTCTCGGGATCAGTACCGATCCGATGAAACAGCATGATAAGTTTATCGCCAAATATGGACTGCCGTTCACCTTGTTATCAGATGAAGAACACCTTGTAGCCGAGCAATACGGTGTATGGCAGCTGAAGAAAATGTATGGCAAGGAGTACATGGGTATGGTTCGCTCCACTTTTCTGATTGATGAAAAGGGGAAATTGATCAAGGATTGGTCCAAAGTTCGGGTCAAAGGACATATTGAGGCAGCACTTGAGGCTGTGAAGGCATTGTAA
- a CDS encoding endospore germination permease yields MLEQGRLGTRQLTTLTFLIVVGDMMLIYPSVITSYAKQDSWICAFIGVPLGMALMAMILKLCSLHPEKNLVQMARSILGFWPGTLFSCFYLFFFIIGASTHTREVGDFMTTQIFQYTPIRIVILMFVIVIGWGVFHGLEAMGRSSELLMPVVIVFIVVLAVCLLPQVDTSNLKPVSDTSVVSILQGILVSIIYPIGEVVPIMMILPYVAKQAHRTRDVIIAAGLGNLVLATLVTISLLVLGAFLTQHNIYASFVLSQKISIGSFFERIEAIMASSWLISTYFKAMIYLYAFIVGCAELFKLKQYRMLVLPASLLVFGLANLVSPTVTFIVITVVPYWVDWDTTLGIILPGCLLLIQLLKSHRKSSVTHNNASQE; encoded by the coding sequence ATGCTTGAACAGGGGCGCCTTGGTACAAGACAATTGACTACTCTCACTTTTTTGATAGTGGTCGGGGATATGATGCTGATCTACCCCTCAGTCATCACATCCTATGCGAAACAAGACTCCTGGATATGTGCTTTCATAGGCGTCCCTCTGGGAATGGCACTGATGGCCATGATCCTGAAGTTGTGCAGTTTGCATCCAGAAAAAAATCTGGTACAGATGGCACGAAGCATTCTGGGGTTCTGGCCAGGTACTCTCTTTTCCTGTTTCTACCTGTTCTTTTTTATTATTGGTGCTTCCACCCATACGAGAGAAGTCGGCGATTTCATGACGACTCAAATCTTCCAGTACACTCCCATTCGTATCGTCATTCTGATGTTTGTCATCGTGATCGGCTGGGGGGTATTTCACGGATTGGAGGCGATGGGGCGAAGTAGTGAACTACTGATGCCTGTCGTTATTGTGTTTATTGTCGTTCTTGCAGTCTGCCTGCTTCCCCAGGTTGATACCAGCAATTTGAAGCCCGTAAGTGATACAAGTGTTGTCTCTATTTTGCAGGGCATTCTGGTAAGCATTATATATCCCATTGGTGAAGTCGTCCCCATCATGATGATCCTGCCCTACGTTGCCAAGCAGGCTCATCGAACACGGGACGTAATTATTGCAGCAGGCCTAGGCAACCTGGTATTGGCAACACTTGTTACCATATCATTGCTGGTCTTGGGTGCCTTTCTCACGCAACATAACATATATGCTTCTTTTGTTTTATCCCAGAAAATTAGTATTGGAAGCTTCTTTGAACGTATTGAAGCTATTATGGCCTCTTCCTGGCTGATCTCTACTTACTTCAAAGCGATGATATACTTATACGCCTTTATTGTTGGTTGTGCGGAACTGTTCAAGCTTAAGCAGTATCGGATGCTTGTGCTTCCAGCGTCGCTACTCGTTTTCGGATTAGCCAATCTTGTCTCACCAACCGTAACCTTTATCGTAATCACCGTTGTTCCCTATTGGGTAGATTGGGATACTACTCTGGGGATCATTCTACCCGGCTGTCTCCTGCTGATACAATTGCTCAAGTCGCACAGAAAATCATCGGTTACTCACAACAATGCCTCACAGGAATGA
- a CDS encoding Ger(x)C family spore germination protein, which translates to MNKCFRLILCITFLLPLLTGCWDRQELNELGIMLGLGVDKDGDLIKVSAQVVVPNEVSSKSGGGNGTPVTQYEASAPTLFEAIQKLTETSPRRIFMAHIRVLVFGEEFARKEGIYDVIEALMREPTVRPDYYVLVARKTTASKVLDTLTPLENLPAEKIFNSLDVSAKTWSPTTTVTGDQLMEYMLAPGIQPVITGVEVIGNSQKSGSKENIATIKSPARLNSTGLSVFKKDKLIGWLTEDESKGYNYIRDNVVSTIGHLPCRKGGNVTFKTLRTKTQRKAKVIKDQPVVHIKIKNVSSIGAVECGVRIGSMKTLKELEKDSEELLMELMEKSINSVRRKFHVDIFGFGQEVYHADPAFFKKVEKDWDQYFENLDVTYEANVQIKRVGTLDDSFKEDLKE; encoded by the coding sequence ATGAACAAGTGCTTCCGATTAATTCTATGCATTACATTCCTGCTCCCTCTCCTTACCGGATGCTGGGACCGCCAGGAATTGAATGAACTTGGCATCATGCTGGGTCTTGGGGTGGACAAGGATGGGGATTTGATTAAAGTGAGCGCTCAGGTCGTTGTGCCGAATGAAGTCTCTTCCAAGTCGGGGGGAGGGAATGGCACCCCTGTTACACAGTATGAAGCGTCCGCACCCACGCTGTTTGAAGCGATTCAAAAGCTGACTGAGACAAGCCCGCGCCGCATATTCATGGCCCATATCCGTGTTCTGGTGTTCGGTGAAGAATTTGCCCGCAAAGAGGGCATCTACGATGTTATTGAAGCATTAATGCGAGAACCTACTGTCCGTCCCGATTATTACGTCCTAGTTGCTCGAAAAACAACAGCTTCCAAGGTACTGGACACCCTTACTCCATTGGAGAATTTACCTGCAGAGAAGATATTTAATTCCCTCGATGTATCCGCCAAAACCTGGTCACCCACAACTACGGTAACCGGTGACCAGTTAATGGAGTATATGCTGGCTCCCGGAATACAACCTGTAATCACTGGTGTAGAAGTTATTGGCAATTCTCAGAAAAGCGGAAGCAAAGAAAATATCGCAACAATCAAGTCCCCAGCTCGTCTCAATTCAACGGGATTAAGTGTCTTCAAGAAGGACAAACTGATCGGCTGGTTAACTGAAGATGAATCCAAAGGATATAACTATATCCGCGACAATGTGGTATCTACCATTGGTCACTTGCCTTGCCGAAAAGGCGGCAATGTAACTTTTAAAACCCTTCGTACCAAGACGCAACGAAAAGCGAAGGTCATCAAAGATCAGCCAGTAGTTCATATCAAAATAAAAAATGTATCTTCCATCGGTGCAGTAGAGTGTGGAGTCCGAATTGGTTCGATGAAAACGCTCAAAGAGTTGGAAAAAGACAGTGAGGAACTGCTGATGGAACTGATGGAAAAATCGATAAACTCCGTGCGGCGAAAATTCCATGTCGATATTTTTGGATTTGGTCAGGAAGTTTACCATGCCGATCCTGCATTTTTCAAAAAGGTTGAGAAGGATTGGGATCAATATTTTGAGAACCTGGATGTGACGTATGAAGCCAATGTACAGATTAAACGTGTAGGTACATTGGATGATTCATTCAAGGAGGATTTGAAGGAGTGA
- a CDS encoding ABC transporter permease — protein sequence MYYMGLIWEYLKNYMKTRLTYRADFWVEILSDLLFQATNLIFIFVVFRHTDNLGGWSESEVLFVYGYFMVPYGIFSCFINLWGFSERYIVKGEMDRILTRPAHNLFQILLENVDPPALVGSFIGLIIMIFSGAEMGLVLEWWHIPALIILALSSVMIYAGIYTTLTSLSFYSDAPTGILPLMYNIQGYGRYPVTIYNRAIQVLLTWIIPFAFVGIYPAALFLERSEMHRMALLTPVMGLVFGSMGLLLWNYGVKRYRGAGS from the coding sequence ATGTACTATATGGGTCTGATCTGGGAATATTTGAAGAACTACATGAAAACACGACTCACGTACCGTGCTGATTTCTGGGTGGAGATCCTATCGGATCTGCTGTTCCAGGCAACCAACCTGATCTTTATCTTTGTGGTCTTTCGCCATACGGATAACCTGGGCGGCTGGAGTGAGAGTGAAGTGCTCTTTGTTTATGGATATTTTATGGTGCCCTATGGCATTTTCAGTTGTTTTATCAATCTGTGGGGATTCAGTGAGCGGTATATCGTCAAAGGCGAGATGGATCGTATCCTGACACGCCCTGCACATAATCTGTTTCAGATTTTGCTTGAAAATGTAGACCCGCCTGCACTCGTGGGCTCGTTTATCGGCTTGATCATCATGATCTTCAGCGGAGCAGAGATGGGCTTGGTGCTGGAATGGTGGCATATTCCTGCCTTGATAATTCTGGCACTCAGCTCAGTAATGATCTATGCCGGAATCTACACCACACTGACTTCGTTGTCCTTTTATTCGGACGCACCAACAGGTATTCTGCCATTGATGTATAACATCCAAGGGTATGGTCGTTACCCGGTAACGATCTACAACCGTGCCATTCAGGTGCTGTTGACCTGGATCATTCCGTTTGCCTTCGTGGGTATCTATCCGGCTGCCTTGTTCCTGGAGAGGTCCGAGATGCATCGCATGGCGCTCCTGACCCCTGTGATGGGGCTGGTGTTTGGTTCCATGGGCTTGCTTCTGTGGAATTATGGTGTGAAAAGGTATCGCGGAGCAGGATCATAA